Proteins from a genomic interval of Mesobacillus sp. S13:
- a CDS encoding ABC transporter ATP-binding protein: MPQNVIELDAVSKHFGDQVVLSNVSMSVKEGEIVGLLGPNGSGKTTMIRLMNGVINPTDGKLSILGMNPGYEGESVRKATGILTENAGLYHEMSGLDNLIFFSKLYGNYDLKKIHLFLEEFELYEHMHKKVGAYSTGMKRRLGIIKAILHNPKLLFLDEPTNGLDPEGIILVLKFLKNLNEREGTTIFLCSHILHQLEHVCKEYFFLNDGQITDYGTISELQQRYVSQIKLKVITNLQPAESQWGGYPVLIKDTNTLQFLLPSSEHITPLLQKIIRDFWVHHVEVENNDLESLYFKIRSGVNE, from the coding sequence ATGCCGCAAAATGTAATAGAACTTGACGCAGTTTCAAAACATTTCGGTGATCAAGTGGTACTAAGCAACGTTTCGATGAGTGTAAAAGAAGGAGAGATTGTCGGGCTTCTTGGTCCAAATGGTTCTGGAAAAACAACTATGATCCGCCTCATGAACGGAGTAATCAACCCAACAGATGGAAAGTTATCAATCCTCGGCATGAACCCAGGGTACGAGGGAGAGTCAGTTAGAAAGGCAACAGGAATTTTAACTGAAAATGCTGGCCTGTATCATGAAATGTCGGGGCTGGATAATCTTATTTTTTTTTCCAAACTTTATGGAAACTACGACTTAAAGAAAATCCACCTTTTCTTGGAGGAATTTGAACTGTATGAACATATGCATAAAAAAGTAGGTGCATATAGTACAGGGATGAAACGCAGGCTGGGAATCATCAAGGCGATTTTGCACAATCCTAAACTTCTTTTTCTTGATGAACCTACGAATGGACTGGATCCTGAGGGGATTATATTGGTACTTAAATTTCTAAAGAATTTAAATGAGCGGGAAGGAACCACCATTTTTCTTTGTTCACATATTTTGCATCAGCTAGAACATGTATGTAAAGAGTACTTTTTTCTAAATGACGGTCAAATAACTGACTATGGGACTATAAGTGAACTTCAACAAAGATATGTAAGCCAGATTAAATTGAAAGTTATTACAAATTTACAGCCTGCTGAATCTCAATGGGGAGGGTATCCGGTATTAATAAAGGATACAAATACATTGCAATTCCTTTTGCCTTCAAGTGAACATATAACCCCACTTCTCCAAAAAATCATCCGTGATTTCTGGGTACACCATGTGGAGGTTGAGAATAACGATTTGGAATCACTATATTTTAAAATCAGGAGTGGGGTCAATGAATAA
- a CDS encoding ABC transporter permease, which translates to MRLKDQFKFVRQNMKKNRTRLFMTILATAMSVAFLIVLASVGFGLHKSIVKETLERRIVTEIEVPGKEEPNKGFRQLTNEDISYFEEIKDVKAVTRRKNLQNYRFEVDQHQTNAQAVVAHMPSETKAGLELSDGRLPKAENEVVVGFHFFQDLRPNKEVTEELYNEKGQIKEKFRYKGELVGKKISMEVIKFEGGKEVKKPLEVTVVGIRKKPTKEWIYDNVVFVSEGVLKQVEEFTGTPRGMMKDPNNPDMELPAIPADQYDQVNVYAKDMESVKDITAQLKEKNYPSYSVINELKDVNVMFTIVKAGLIFIGTIAIIIASIGIYNTMTMAVTERAPDIGIMKAIGANPKTIKKIFLLESSYIGLIGAAIGTLVAYAISFIVNFGLPLIIKQAFGEEPPEGLVFSYIPYTLPLISFIICYLVTILSGLRPAQRATKVDVLQAMRREV; encoded by the coding sequence ATGAGGCTTAAAGACCAATTTAAATTCGTCAGGCAGAATATGAAAAAAAACCGTACTAGGTTGTTTATGACAATACTAGCGACGGCTATGAGTGTAGCATTCCTGATTGTACTAGCTTCTGTGGGGTTTGGACTTCATAAATCAATCGTTAAGGAAACGCTGGAGAGAAGGATCGTCACAGAGATTGAAGTTCCCGGAAAAGAAGAGCCGAATAAAGGATTCAGACAGCTGACGAATGAGGATATTTCATACTTTGAAGAAATAAAGGATGTCAAGGCTGTGACAAGAAGGAAAAACCTGCAGAATTACAGGTTTGAAGTAGACCAACACCAGACAAATGCCCAGGCAGTAGTGGCTCATATGCCTTCTGAAACAAAAGCAGGACTTGAACTTTCTGATGGCAGGCTTCCCAAAGCAGAGAATGAAGTGGTCGTTGGGTTCCACTTCTTCCAGGATCTACGCCCAAATAAAGAGGTAACTGAGGAACTTTACAATGAAAAGGGACAAATAAAAGAAAAGTTCCGTTATAAAGGCGAGTTGGTCGGCAAGAAAATCAGCATGGAAGTTATCAAGTTCGAAGGTGGCAAAGAGGTGAAAAAGCCTTTGGAAGTAACGGTTGTCGGAATTCGCAAGAAACCGACAAAGGAATGGATTTATGATAATGTAGTGTTTGTTTCCGAAGGAGTACTAAAGCAAGTCGAGGAGTTTACAGGTACACCAAGAGGAATGATGAAAGATCCTAACAATCCGGACATGGAGCTGCCAGCTATCCCTGCTGACCAGTATGATCAAGTAAATGTTTACGCAAAAGATATGGAATCAGTAAAAGACATTACGGCACAATTAAAAGAAAAGAATTATCCGTCCTATTCGGTCATTAATGAGCTTAAAGATGTCAATGTCATGTTCACAATCGTTAAAGCAGGGTTGATTTTTATCGGCACTATTGCCATCATTATTGCATCAATCGGTATCTATAACACAATGACCATGGCCGTTACTGAAAGAGCACCTGACATCGGTATCATGAAAGCCATTGGAGCTAACCCTAAGACAATCAAAAAGATCTTCCTGCTCGAAAGCAGTTATATCGGATTGATCGGTGCAGCGATCGGAACACTTGTCGCTTATGCGATTAGTTTCATCGTTAACTTTGGTCTGCCGCTGATCATTAAGCAGGCTTTCGGTGAAGAACCGCCGGAAGGATTGGTATTCAGCTACATTCCATATACTTTGCCACTGATCAGCTTTATCATCTGTTACCTTGTCACCATCCTTTCTGGCCTTCGTCCTGCACAGCGGGCCACTAAAGTAGATGTTCTGCAGGCAATGAGACGGGAAGTATAA
- a CDS encoding ABC transporter ATP-binding protein, with amino-acid sequence MISISNLSHDFKIGKKGKETVIPVLKNVSFQVNNGEIVTIVGRSGSGKSTLLNLVSGFIRPKEGEIIINGVKTSSLNETKFADFRIEHLGFIFQSFQLIPSMTAYQNVELPLILKGIKEEERKIRTNEILEMVGLSDYQDHYPGELSGGQQQRVSIARALIVNPPIILADEPTGSLDSETEEDLLKFIIKLNRELGITFLIITHDDKVAQIGHRTIELRDGKVVEEVYANEA; translated from the coding sequence ATGATATCAATCAGCAACTTAAGCCACGATTTTAAAATAGGAAAGAAAGGGAAGGAAACGGTCATCCCGGTCTTGAAGAATGTTTCTTTTCAGGTGAACAATGGTGAAATAGTGACGATTGTTGGAAGGAGTGGATCAGGCAAATCAACGCTTCTTAACCTTGTCAGCGGTTTTATTAGACCAAAAGAGGGAGAAATCATCATTAATGGAGTGAAAACATCCTCTTTAAATGAAACGAAATTTGCAGATTTCCGGATTGAGCATCTCGGCTTCATATTTCAAAGCTTTCAGCTAATTCCAAGCATGACTGCCTATCAGAATGTTGAACTGCCTCTAATCCTCAAGGGGATCAAAGAGGAAGAGAGGAAAATTCGCACTAATGAAATCCTTGAAATGGTGGGATTATCAGACTATCAAGATCATTATCCAGGTGAGCTTTCCGGCGGTCAGCAGCAAAGGGTGAGCATTGCCCGCGCACTTATAGTCAATCCGCCAATCATCCTTGCTGATGAACCAACTGGCAGTCTAGACTCGGAAACAGAAGAAGATCTGCTTAAGTTTATCATCAAATTGAACCGAGAGCTTGGCATCACATTTTTAATCATTACCCATGATGATAAGGTTGCCCAAATTGGCCATCGTACCATTGAATTAAGAGATGGAAAAGTTGTTGAGGAGGTATATGCAAATGAGGCTTAA
- a CDS encoding RNA polymerase sigma factor, producing the protein MAILDFDELYRIHGKKLCQIAFSITKDRHLAEDVVQETFIKAYKKADTIVDTNKIGSWLAAIAARTAIDYLRAEKRRKWLPSDQSIMEQIFSDHDTEQSLEKEVEIILFKEEIQHMLYLLTNEYQQVLVLRFQYGLKEDEIACKLNIKSGTVKTRLHRARKQLKKVMSEKYPA; encoded by the coding sequence ATGGCTATTCTTGATTTTGACGAGCTTTATAGAATACATGGAAAGAAGCTGTGTCAAATTGCTTTCAGTATCACAAAAGACAGGCATCTGGCAGAAGATGTTGTCCAGGAGACTTTTATAAAAGCATATAAAAAGGCAGATACAATCGTAGATACGAATAAAATCGGTTCATGGTTAGCAGCCATCGCAGCAAGAACGGCCATTGATTATTTGCGGGCAGAAAAAAGAAGAAAATGGCTTCCATCTGACCAGTCCATCATGGAGCAAATTTTCAGCGATCATGATACCGAGCAATCGCTTGAAAAGGAAGTCGAAATCATTCTTTTCAAAGAAGAAATCCAGCATATGCTGTATTTGTTGACGAATGAGTATCAGCAAGTATTGGTATTAAGATTCCAATACGGTTTAAAAGAAGATGAAATTGCCTGCAAGCTGAATATAAAGTCAGGCACAGTCAAAACTCGGCTTCATAGAGCTCGGAAACAATTGAAAAAAGTTATGTCAGAAAAATACCCAGCCTAA
- a CDS encoding DUF6449 domain-containing protein produces MRSKTSLFNKEMVLQVGRNVGWISAIYFLALFFAIPLQIMMINSGENYRSFMPVQRLFDFQFPIQFIMFITVPVVMAIFLYRFLHVKQAADLIHSLPLKRQQIFHFYTLTGFAFLIVPVILVALITVIIHGVYDLNLYFQLEDIFRWTGIVILFNSVFFLSGVFIAMVTGISVVQGVLTYIMLLFPAGFTLLIIYNLGLMLYGFPSDYYQVRNIEYLSPISHLGFLEGQMITAKSYFIYSALILVLYFLSLSLYKKRKIEAASEAIAFNGLRIVFKYGVAFCMMLLGGMYFDAMQNEFGWLIFGYGAGGIIGYFAAEMVLQKTWRVFGRVKGLGYFAVGMVVLILITQAFAPYEKKVPALDDIKSVTYANHIYIHQDDRLAPKPLLKKENIEAVRMLHESILKNERLNEQRRMESQEFALFIYELNNGKKLVRQYTIDRFDYEKQLKEIYESLEYKRAHEPVFKISTEDITSIRINKHFTGSPLIITDKNKINEAFEILKKEIEQEPFTIDSYPIGNQSTIEIMSGINNYDHIELKQSYKSFIAWLEKNDMLEEAMVTPEDIDYIVVSNDSIEEEQFKEYPEEEITNRIMNDKNALKLSERDQVLSAIESAGYGWFNEAPYTAIFVYKNGSYKEIRTFSDNKVPGFIREHFKEDQ; encoded by the coding sequence ATGCGATCAAAAACATCCTTGTTTAACAAAGAGATGGTGCTGCAGGTGGGAAGAAACGTCGGCTGGATCTCCGCCATTTACTTCCTCGCTTTATTTTTCGCGATACCATTGCAAATTATGATGATCAATTCCGGTGAAAATTACCGAAGTTTTATGCCGGTGCAAAGATTATTTGATTTCCAGTTTCCTATTCAGTTCATTATGTTCATTACAGTACCAGTGGTTATGGCAATCTTTCTTTATCGCTTCCTGCACGTCAAGCAAGCAGCGGATTTAATTCATAGTCTGCCATTGAAACGTCAGCAGATTTTCCACTTTTACACTCTGACTGGCTTTGCGTTTCTGATTGTTCCAGTCATCTTAGTTGCGTTGATTACTGTGATTATTCACGGTGTGTATGATTTAAATCTATATTTCCAGCTGGAGGATATTTTCAGATGGACAGGTATTGTCATCCTATTTAACTCTGTGTTTTTCCTTTCAGGTGTATTTATTGCAATGGTTACAGGAATTTCGGTGGTCCAGGGAGTCCTGACATATATCATGCTACTGTTTCCAGCCGGATTCACTTTGCTGATCATCTATAATCTGGGATTAATGCTGTATGGCTTTCCAAGTGATTATTATCAAGTCAGGAATATAGAATATCTTTCACCTATATCGCATCTGGGTTTTCTAGAGGGCCAGATGATTACTGCTAAGTCTTATTTTATATACTCAGCTCTTATATTAGTTTTATATTTCCTTTCTCTATCTCTCTATAAAAAAAGGAAAATAGAAGCAGCCTCAGAAGCAATTGCTTTTAATGGTTTAAGAATCGTTTTTAAATACGGAGTCGCTTTCTGTATGATGCTGCTTGGTGGCATGTATTTTGATGCTATGCAAAATGAATTTGGATGGTTGATATTTGGATACGGTGCCGGAGGGATCATCGGCTATTTTGCTGCCGAAATGGTTCTTCAGAAAACTTGGAGGGTTTTTGGAAGAGTGAAGGGCCTGGGATACTTTGCTGTTGGGATGGTGGTCTTAATTCTGATTACTCAAGCGTTCGCTCCTTACGAGAAAAAGGTGCCTGCGCTTGATGACATCAAAAGTGTCACCTATGCTAATCACATTTATATCCACCAGGATGACCGGCTTGCACCAAAACCACTTTTGAAGAAAGAAAATATTGAAGCTGTCAGGATGCTCCATGAAAGCATTCTTAAGAATGAGAGATTGAATGAACAACGAAGAATGGAATCCCAGGAATTCGCTCTGTTTATCTATGAACTGAACAATGGAAAAAAATTGGTTCGCCAATACACTATTGACCGATTCGACTATGAAAAACAATTGAAGGAGATCTATGAATCATTGGAGTATAAGCGTGCACATGAGCCTGTTTTTAAAATCAGCACCGAAGATATAACCTCCATTAGAATAAACAAGCACTTCACTGGCAGCCCATTGATAATTACTGATAAGAACAAAATCAACGAGGCTTTTGAAATCCTGAAAAAGGAAATTGAACAAGAACCGTTTACTATTGACTCTTATCCGATAGGGAATCAGTCAACGATTGAAATTATGTCGGGTATAAACAATTATGACCATATAGAACTAAAGCAGTCATATAAAAGCTTCATCGCATGGCTTGAGAAAAACGACATGCTTGAGGAAGCCATGGTGACACCAGAAGATATTGACTATATTGTCGTGTCGAACGACTCGATTGAAGAAGAACAATTCAAGGAATATCCAGAAGAAGAAATCACCAATCGAATTATGAACGATAAAAACGCGCTTAAACTGAGTGAACGTGACCAGGTGCTATCAGCGATTGAGAGCGCAGGTTACGGTTGGTTTAATGAAGCGCCTTATACAGCAATTTTTGTATACAAAAACGGGAGCTATAAGGAAATACGTACATTTAGCGATAATAAGGTGCCTGGCTTCATTAGGGAGCATTTTAAGGAAGACCAATAG
- a CDS encoding ABC transporter ATP-binding protein, which translates to MIQMIEINKTFEKQEAVRNVNMTINKGSIYGLIGSNGAGKTTIIKLIAGIYRQDAGQVLLDGSPIFENQALKEKIFYISDQPYFFPQYTVKQMANFYKSIYPAWNEDRFLKLAQVFDFSMNKKLHSFSKGIQRQAAFWLALSTMPEILILDEPMDGLDPVARKKVKNLLIQDVADREMTILISSHNLREIEDICDHIGILHHGSLLMEKDLDDLKSDIHKVQVAYRGETPNHLENHLSLLHCERRGSVMVCIIRGKEDEIEKVINQTEPVIFDILPLTLEEIFIYEMGDIGYAIKNILV; encoded by the coding sequence ATGATTCAAATGATAGAGATAAATAAAACATTTGAAAAACAAGAGGCTGTCAGAAACGTCAATATGACGATCAATAAAGGCTCGATATATGGGTTGATTGGATCCAATGGAGCTGGTAAAACAACCATCATTAAATTGATTGCTGGTATTTATAGACAAGATGCAGGACAGGTGCTATTGGACGGGTCACCAATTTTTGAAAATCAGGCTTTAAAAGAGAAAATATTTTACATATCCGATCAGCCATATTTCTTTCCTCAGTACACCGTCAAACAGATGGCGAACTTCTACAAAAGCATATATCCTGCATGGAATGAAGATAGATTCTTGAAATTAGCACAAGTCTTTGATTTCAGCATGAACAAAAAACTGCATTCTTTTTCAAAAGGAATTCAAAGACAAGCTGCCTTCTGGCTCGCTTTATCCACGATGCCGGAAATTTTGATCCTTGATGAGCCTATGGATGGACTGGATCCGGTTGCTAGGAAAAAGGTTAAGAACCTTCTCATACAGGATGTGGCAGACCGAGAAATGACGATTTTGATTTCCTCGCATAACCTGCGGGAAATTGAGGATATCTGTGACCACATCGGAATATTGCATCATGGCTCCCTGCTCATGGAAAAAGACCTTGATGATCTTAAATCTGATATCCATAAGGTCCAGGTAGCGTACCGGGGGGAGACTCCAAATCATTTGGAAAATCACCTGTCCTTGCTGCACTGTGAAAGAAGGGGAAGTGTCATGGTATGCATTATCAGGGGAAAAGAAGACGAAATCGAAAAGGTGATCAATCAGACTGAGCCTGTGATCTTTGATATCCTCCCATTGACTTTAGAAGAAATTTTCATATACGAGATGGGGGATATCGGCTATGCGATCAAAAACATCCTTGTTTAA
- a CDS encoding GntR family transcriptional regulator produces the protein MFELDLRSRKPIYEQLVDKMKELIINEVLKPDEQLPSVRQMAQQLTINPNTIQKAYRELEAQGFIYSLKGKGSFVNPMDPGKDADKILQVKQEVEKLLLEALYLGIPAEELHEMIRNIDALKGGSRQDDSNDRDK, from the coding sequence ATGTTTGAGCTTGACCTTAGGAGCCGAAAGCCTATATACGAACAGCTGGTAGATAAGATGAAAGAGCTGATCATTAATGAAGTGCTCAAACCTGATGAACAATTGCCATCCGTGCGGCAAATGGCACAGCAATTGACAATTAACCCAAATACAATTCAAAAGGCATATAGGGAGCTTGAAGCTCAAGGTTTCATTTATTCATTAAAGGGCAAGGGAAGCTTTGTCAATCCTATGGATCCTGGCAAAGATGCTGATAAAATCCTGCAGGTGAAGCAGGAAGTGGAGAAACTCCTGCTGGAAGCACTATATCTGGGCATTCCTGCGGAAGAATTACATGAGATGATAAGAAACATTGATGCGTTGAAAGGGGGAAGCAGGCAGGATGATTCAAATGATAGAGATAAATAA
- a CDS encoding GNAT family N-acetyltransferase, whose amino-acid sequence MKINLSLLSMADAKALFEFETENKEFFEEFVPPRPDSYFIYAKFIHFLEILLEEQKDKKSLFFLIKGENGGIIGRINLIDIDWPTKTAEVGYRVGKNDIGKGSAVQALEMLKSEAILLGIERINAKTTVDNIPSQKVLERCSFQKDTVEKDEFIHYTVAL is encoded by the coding sequence ATGAAGATTAATTTATCATTATTATCAATGGCTGATGCCAAAGCATTATTCGAATTTGAAACAGAAAATAAGGAATTTTTTGAGGAGTTTGTACCTCCCAGGCCTGATTCTTATTTCATTTATGCAAAATTCATCCATTTCCTGGAGATACTGTTAGAGGAACAAAAGGATAAGAAGTCTCTGTTCTTTTTAATCAAAGGCGAAAATGGAGGAATTATTGGTCGGATTAACCTAATAGATATTGACTGGCCCACCAAAACAGCTGAAGTGGGATATCGAGTTGGAAAGAATGATATTGGCAAGGGATCAGCTGTCCAAGCTCTTGAAATGCTTAAATCAGAGGCTATACTTTTAGGAATCGAAAGGATAAATGCGAAAACAACCGTTGATAATATACCTTCTCAGAAGGTTTTGGAAAGGTGTTCTTTTCAGAAAGATACAGTAGAAAAGGATGAATTTATACACTATACGGTAGCACTCTAG
- a CDS encoding VanW family protein, protein MKWLLTIGFILSSSTANNHDEIDMIWDDEPVAEVQRSDFTIPWFGYPILNHTMLETLNKQLSLQIRKDPANAGLDDYGKIIPEDVGYILDEKKFKKRFTKSFFEQHHSRIEIPTLPVYPKVDSEIIANIRTNLIGHYITYFNSRNKERTHNINLAAEAINNHVVFPGETFSFNKVVGKRTAQKGYQPAPIIVRGELTEGIGGGICQVSSTLFNAADRSGLKILERYSHSKQVPYVPPGRDATVSWYGPDFTFKNKYNQPILIRAKSYPGKMIVLIYSSDEINIEKRKIPNANSNIIIPEEPL, encoded by the coding sequence ATGAAATGGTTACTGACAATTGGATTTATTCTTTCTAGCAGCACTGCTAATAACCATGATGAAATCGATATGATATGGGATGATGAACCTGTTGCAGAAGTACAGCGCTCTGATTTTACAATTCCATGGTTTGGGTATCCAATCCTTAATCACACGATGCTGGAAACTTTAAATAAACAGCTGTCTCTCCAGATCAGGAAGGATCCGGCCAATGCCGGTCTGGATGATTACGGGAAGATCATTCCAGAAGATGTAGGATACATACTCGATGAAAAAAAGTTCAAGAAGCGCTTCACCAAGAGTTTTTTCGAACAACACCACTCACGAATAGAAATCCCTACTTTACCTGTCTACCCAAAGGTCGACAGCGAAATTATCGCCAACATCAGGACAAATTTAATTGGCCATTATATAACCTATTTCAATAGCAGAAACAAGGAACGGACGCATAACATTAACCTTGCTGCAGAAGCGATCAATAACCATGTCGTTTTTCCCGGGGAAACCTTTTCCTTCAATAAGGTTGTCGGCAAACGGACTGCCCAGAAAGGCTACCAGCCTGCTCCCATCATTGTCAGAGGTGAACTGACTGAGGGTATTGGCGGAGGCATCTGCCAGGTGTCATCAACGCTCTTTAACGCTGCTGACCGCTCAGGTTTGAAAATACTGGAGCGATATTCCCATAGCAAACAAGTGCCCTACGTTCCTCCGGGCAGAGATGCAACAGTAAGTTGGTATGGTCCAGATTTCACATTCAAAAACAAATACAATCAACCGATCCTAATCAGGGCTAAATCATATCCGGGAAAAATGATTGTGCTAATCTACTCCTCTGACGAAATCAATATAGAAAAGCGAAAGATACCGAATGCAAACAGCAATATAATCATTCCGGAAGAACCTTTATGA
- a CDS encoding peptidoglycan D,D-transpeptidase FtsI family protein, which produces MPKKKNTTPIRVNILFFSVFLLFSLLVLRLGIVQIVHGEDYKREINRKEDVTVNNPVPRGRMLDRDHKLIVDNKPLNAITYTNNGVSQKEMLKVAAKLAKLIDKETDKVRERDMKDFWMIKHPEEAQKLIKDKEMELFRNKKLEDKDLYKLQIDRITKNHLNQLSKQEIEELAIFRIMNSGYKFVPQIIKNKGVTIEEFAVVNENLSLLPGVNATMDWDRQYNFEEAFKPVLGKITTSSEGLPAERLDYFLSRGYTLNDRVGKSNLEMEYEDVLQGKKERVVNVTDKSGELLEKELVSEGQRGKDLILSIDMDLQLAVEEIIEKELWAAKRSPGTTLLDSAYVVLMDPNTGEILTMAGKKIVKDKKTKEMTMEDDALGNISKTFNVGSVVKGATVLTGYKTGVINSSTRFDDRALDIKGTPIKKSYAYLGTPNDIEALKLSSNVYMFHTAIRIGKGVYRYQQPLNLDPKVWDTIRNSFASFGLGIRTGIDLPNEQTGAKGPNSPVGKVLDLVIGQYDTYSNMQLAQYISTIANGGYRIQPRIVKEIREPSADGEELGPIYKAFSPNVLNDAGIKKQWLDRVHIGFKKVMQESGGTAYRYFSTATYSPAGKTGTAEAFYDGQYRVPGEKLISTMNLSLVGYAPSDQPEIAMAVVVPWAYQGSVDHGANKKIGRAVMDAYFNMKNGVKEPADETGE; this is translated from the coding sequence TTGCCTAAAAAAAAGAATACAACACCTATAAGGGTTAATATTTTGTTCTTTTCAGTCTTTCTTCTCTTTTCATTGCTGGTACTGCGTCTTGGCATCGTGCAAATTGTCCATGGAGAAGATTATAAACGCGAAATTAACAGGAAGGAAGATGTGACAGTCAATAACCCCGTCCCGCGAGGAAGAATGCTGGACAGAGATCACAAGCTGATTGTCGATAACAAACCGCTGAATGCCATTACATATACGAATAATGGAGTCTCCCAAAAGGAAATGCTCAAGGTTGCCGCAAAACTGGCCAAACTCATTGACAAAGAAACCGATAAGGTCCGAGAAAGAGACATGAAGGATTTCTGGATGATTAAGCATCCTGAAGAAGCACAAAAGCTAATAAAAGATAAAGAAATGGAACTTTTTAGAAATAAAAAACTTGAGGATAAAGATCTATATAAATTGCAAATTGACAGAATTACGAAAAATCACCTGAATCAGCTATCTAAGCAGGAAATAGAAGAGCTCGCCATTTTCAGAATCATGAACAGCGGTTATAAATTTGTACCGCAAATTATTAAAAACAAGGGTGTTACAATAGAAGAATTTGCGGTGGTAAATGAAAATCTATCACTGCTCCCTGGTGTTAATGCTACTATGGACTGGGATCGCCAATATAATTTTGAAGAGGCCTTCAAACCTGTGCTAGGAAAAATCACAACTAGCAGTGAAGGGCTTCCTGCTGAAAGACTAGATTATTTCCTGTCGCGGGGCTATACACTCAATGACCGCGTCGGAAAAAGCAATCTTGAAATGGAGTATGAGGATGTACTCCAGGGCAAGAAAGAAAGAGTAGTGAATGTGACAGATAAATCAGGTGAGCTATTGGAAAAAGAATTAGTTTCAGAAGGCCAGCGAGGAAAAGATTTAATTCTAAGTATTGATATGGACCTTCAGCTTGCAGTAGAGGAAATTATCGAAAAAGAACTATGGGCTGCCAAAAGGTCACCGGGAACAACTCTCCTTGATAGTGCTTATGTTGTCTTGATGGATCCGAACACTGGTGAAATATTGACAATGGCAGGAAAAAAAATCGTAAAAGATAAAAAAACGAAAGAAATGACCATGGAAGATGACGCACTTGGCAACATCAGTAAAACCTTTAACGTGGGTTCTGTCGTCAAAGGTGCGACAGTTTTGACTGGCTATAAAACAGGCGTAATCAATTCATCTACTAGGTTTGATGACCGTGCTCTTGATATAAAAGGGACTCCTATCAAAAAATCATATGCTTATTTAGGAACACCCAATGATATCGAGGCCTTGAAGTTGTCATCCAATGTCTATATGTTCCACACTGCTATCCGAATTGGAAAGGGTGTTTATCGTTATCAACAACCTTTGAATCTTGATCCGAAGGTATGGGATACGATTCGAAATTCCTTCGCATCATTCGGCCTTGGCATCAGGACAGGAATTGACCTGCCAAATGAACAAACTGGTGCAAAGGGACCAAATAGTCCAGTTGGTAAAGTACTCGATTTGGTCATTGGTCAATATGATACGTATTCAAATATGCAGCTTGCCCAGTATATCTCTACAATCGCCAATGGAGGTTATCGCATCCAGCCAAGGATTGTAAAGGAAATCCGTGAACCTTCTGCAGATGGTGAAGAGCTGGGACCAATATATAAGGCCTTTTCACCAAATGTCCTCAACGATGCTGGCATAAAGAAACAATGGCTTGATAGAGTCCATATCGGCTTCAAAAAAGTTATGCAAGAGTCCGGTGGAACTGCCTATCGATACTTCAGCACAGCAACCTACTCCCCTGCTGGCAAGACTGGAACAGCAGAGGCGTTCTATGACGGACAGTACCGGGTACCAGGTGAAAAACTAATTTCAACGATGAACCTTAGCCTTGTTGGCTATGCGCCATCCGATCAACCCGAAATCGCCATGGCAGTCGTTGTTCCCTGGGCTTATCAAGGCAGTGTTGACCACGGAGCGAATAAAAAGATCGGCCGTGCTGTCATGGATGCGTACTTCAACATGAAAAATGGAGTTAAAGAACCTGCTGATGAAACTGGTGAATGA